In Phaseolus vulgaris cultivar G19833 chromosome 3, P. vulgaris v2.0, whole genome shotgun sequence, the sequence GCCACGTGGATCAGACACAGTATGGCCCCACTGTGACCCCTCAACGTCTCCATCTTCACCGCGCCGTTTTCCTCACACCCCCAATCCCATCGGAATATCGCGCCGTCGCAACTGCCGGAAAACAACCCCGCGCCATCACCGTCCAAAGCAAGCGCATTCACCGCCGACTTTTGCCTCGCAATGGTGCTCACCAACGCGTGCCGTTTCGCCTTGCAGTCCCTTCTCCAAACCTTGATGCTACCATCCGCGGACGCAGTGTATACGGTGCCATCACCGTTAACAACCACAGCATTGATGGCATCCTCATGCGCTTTAACGGTCTCCAAACACCGGAAACTGAACAAGTCCCAGACCTTAAAGCTCTTATCCCACGAAACCGAATACATGAGGCTCTGGTTGACGGCTAAACCAGATACGGTGTCGCAATGCTGGATCCAGAGCCTAGACTTGTGGCGACGCACGCTGACGTAGTTTCGGGGAACGATGCAGCGGCGGAGACAGTCGGTGACGGTGGGGAGGGAGGAGAGGAGACGATGTCGTTTGGAGGGAGTGATGAGCCAGACGCGAATCTTGCGGTCCTGGTGAGCGGTGAAGACCCTTGAGTTGGTGAAGGCGATGGACTTGACAAAGCCTGAGGCAGGCCTTTGGTTGAAGGCGTCGATGTGGGAGTAATGGAAGAGGTCGAAGACGTTGATGAGGTTTAGGGATGCGGCGTAGAGGAGGTTCCGGTGGACCGCGAGACAGGTAATGTGGGGTGTTAGGGTTTTGAGGGAAGCCACGCACCGTTGTTGGAGCGTTGCAGAATGGTTCATTTTGGAAGTGAAAGGTGGAGGGTGAAGTTTATGAAGAGGAGTAGCTGAAGGGGGAACATAAGTAGTAGTTAGGATTGGGTGTTGGAATGGCACGTGGCATATGTGCGATGCTGGACACTTGGCAGATGCTGAATGCTCCGGGGTGTACCTTGGTGGGGTAATAAACCAAGTGGTGGGCTCCACCCAAGATTTGTTGGACCCAACGAATCACATTAGTCAACCTGTTGCTTCTGCCTAATGTTAACAACCAAAGAATGCatcaattttatcattttttatgcaaTGCAACAGTGTTTCTGTTTTCTTATGTACTACACTAATTCAAACCACTctcttataaaataaaacaacattTCAATGTGAATGTTTATTacatttattgttaataaaatataGATTCCTTCAAGACTCTTccttctttttcaaaaacaatgtAGATTCTTTCAAAACTCTCTTTGAGTATAAACAACTAAATCCACTAATTCAACAGAGTGccgataaataaaaaaacaaaaaaaactaatcGAACAGAGTTAGTAACATTAATTTCATATGAAAAGTAGAagtaaaagataaaaacaaaactttaattgaaaaaaataattaaaaatgactcaatatatatatagaatatttttcttatatttaaaacCTAACAAAGTATATTATGCAAAACTCAAATTCTGTCTGGTCATAACCGTAAAGAAAacaatcttaatttttttttcaaagaaatcaCATTGCATagttagtatatatatatacacaaagGGAGGATGATGTTATATCTTTTAGTTTTACActtaaattggaaaaaaaatatcatataaatcatactaacaaaattttatattaatataaaattctttggtgtataaattttataaaccaaaatcaacataatataattttcaaaatatattaaatgagtaattcgattattttttttattatattttaataaattttacataAACAACTATgatgatataaaattataatttacagTTTAATCGAAgaattttacttgtaatttgATTTTTCATCCATACATCTTATATATACTAATTAtcgtataaattttattaattaatgaatatattttaattgagttatcttttctttcaaaactcactgagatatatatatatatatatattgatatattgtatgttttaaaaaatataggaaTTATTTAATCATCTAATTGTTGT encodes:
- the LOC137805939 gene encoding protein JINGUBANG-like — translated: MNHSATLQQRCVASLKTLTPHITCLAVHRNLLYAASLNLINVFDLFHYSHIDAFNQRPASGFVKSIAFTNSRVFTAHQDRKIRVWLITPSKRHRLLSSLPTVTDCLRRCIVPRNYVSVRRHKSRLWIQHCDTVSGLAVNQSLMYSVSWDKSFKVWDLFSFRCLETVKAHEDAINAVVVNGDGTVYTASADGSIKVWRRDCKAKRHALVSTIARQKSAVNALALDGDGAGLFSGSCDGAIFRWDWGCEENGAVKMETLRGHSGAILCLIHVAGLLVSASADLTVRIWKRERRRSGYSCSAVLEGHEKPVKSLVAVPGDDDDSNGVFRLFSGSLDGEIKVWEVFSSV